Proteins from a single region of Anastrepha ludens isolate Willacy chromosome 5, idAnaLude1.1, whole genome shotgun sequence:
- the LOC128865306 gene encoding trimethyllysine dioxygenase, mitochondrial — protein MIQIKHKASGKTLKINAFWLRDHCRCGDCYNTETKQRKYNLLNIPKSVKPIRAQYINDELQYEVHWSDGHTSIYHIDFLHDVQVEHVISHAQESTVRIPWNHDFIMAHEEHLRTTLAELVTSEESVRKIVQSLIRYGIAFIDGVPLNTTMTEMAVRRIFPPMKTFFGEMYTFSDVQDHADTAYTKQYLGLHTDNTYFCDAAGLQSLHCLQHVNGTGGESFFADGLHAALELKRLNRRAFEILTRVPVPAEYIEEGQHHKHSAPIIRVDPVSGEIVQLRLNVYDRAVFDSIPQEQMQDFYDSFRDYLEIVQRIDNEWNFKLQPGTVVIFDNWRVYHGRHAYTGQRTMTGCYVQRTDFLSKARVLGIID, from the exons ATGATACAAATTAAACATAAGGCTAGCGGAAAAACGCTTAAAATCAATGCATTTTGGTTACGTGACCATTGTCGTTGCGGTGACTGCTACAATACGGAGACGAAACAACGCAAATACAATCTGCTGAATATACCGAAGTCAGTGAAACCAATTAGAGCTCAATATATCAATGATGAGCTGCAATATGAAGTGCACT GGAGTGATGGCCACACATCCATCTATCATATTGATTTCCTACACGACGTCCAAGTTGAACACGTAATATCACATGCCCAAGAGTCGACTGTGCGCATACCCTGGAATCATGACTTCATAATGGCACACGAAGAGCACTTGCGCACCACACTCGCTGAGTTGGTCACTTCAGAAGAATCAGTGCGGAAAATTGTGCAAAGTCTGATACGCTATGGCATTGCTTTTATTGATGGCGTGCCGCTCAATACTACAATGACCGAAATGGCTGTGCGTCGCATTTTTCCGccgatgaaaacattttttggtgAAATGTACACTTTCTCAGATGTACAGGATCATGCAGACACCGCTTACACGAAGCAATATCTCGGTTTGCACACCGACAATACTTACTTTTGTGATGCTGCGGGCCTTCAATCACTGCACTGCCTTCAACATGTCAATGGTACGGGTGGTGAAAGTTTCTTCGCTGATGGTCTGCATGCAGCACTGGAGCTAAAACGACTTAATCGGCGTGCATTCGAGATACTCACACGTGTACCGGTTCCCGCCGAGTACATTGAAGAGGGTCAACATCACAAGCATTCGGCGCCTATTATACGTGTCGATCCGGTGAGTGGCGAAATAGTGCAGCTGCGCTTGAATGTGTACGATCGTGCAGTCTTCGATAGCATTCCACAAGAACAAATGCAAGATTTCTATGATAGTTTTCGTGATTATTTGGAAATTGTACAGCGCATTGATAATGAGTGGAATTTCAAGCTGCAACCTGGCACGGTGGTGATTTTcgataattggcgcgtatatcaCGGACGACACGCGTACACAGGTCAACGCACGATGACCGGTTGCTATGTGCAGCGTACAGACTTCCTGAGTAAGGCGCGCGTTTTGGGCATCATAGACTGA